A genome region from Pseudomonas pergaminensis includes the following:
- the purT gene encoding formate-dependent phosphoribosylglycinamide formyltransferase yields the protein MTRIGTPLSPTATRVLLCGCGELGKEVVIELQRLGVEVIAVDRYANAPAMQVAHRSHVINMLDGAALRAVIEAEKPHFIVPEIEAIATATLVELEAEGFTVIPTARATSLTMNREGIRRLAAEELDLPTSPYHFADTFEDYSKAVQDLGFPCVVKPVMSSSGKGQSLLRSVDDVQKAWDYAQEGGRAGKGRVIIEGFIDFDYEITLLTVRHVGGTTFCAPVGHRQEKGDYQESWQPQAMSPIALAESERVAKAVTEALGGRGLFGVELFIKGDQVWFSEVSPRPHDTGLVTLISQDLSQFALHARAILGLPIPLIRQFGPSASAVILVEGQSTQTAFANLGAALSEPDTALRLFGKPEVNGQRRMGVALARDESIEAARAKATRASKAVVVEL from the coding sequence ATGACCCGAATCGGAACTCCATTGTCGCCAACCGCGACCCGCGTTTTGCTGTGTGGCTGCGGTGAGCTGGGCAAGGAAGTGGTAATCGAACTGCAACGCCTGGGCGTTGAAGTGATTGCCGTGGATCGCTACGCCAACGCGCCGGCCATGCAGGTGGCGCACCGTAGCCACGTGATCAACATGCTCGACGGTGCTGCCCTGCGTGCGGTGATCGAAGCCGAAAAACCGCACTTCATCGTGCCGGAAATCGAGGCCATCGCCACGGCCACCCTGGTGGAACTGGAAGCTGAAGGCTTCACCGTGATCCCGACTGCGCGTGCCACCTCGCTGACCATGAACCGTGAAGGCATCCGCCGCCTGGCCGCCGAAGAGCTGGACCTGCCGACCTCGCCGTACCACTTTGCCGATACCTTCGAAGACTACAGCAAGGCCGTGCAGGACCTGGGCTTCCCGTGCGTGGTCAAGCCGGTGATGAGTTCGTCGGGCAAGGGCCAGAGCCTGCTGCGCAGCGTCGACGACGTGCAGAAAGCCTGGGACTACGCCCAGGAAGGCGGGCGTGCGGGTAAAGGTCGCGTGATCATCGAAGGCTTTATCGACTTCGACTACGAAATCACCCTGCTGACCGTGCGTCACGTCGGCGGTACCACCTTCTGCGCGCCTGTCGGTCACCGTCAGGAGAAGGGCGACTACCAGGAATCCTGGCAGCCGCAGGCCATGAGCCCGATTGCCCTGGCCGAGTCCGAGCGCGTTGCCAAAGCGGTGACCGAGGCCCTGGGTGGCCGTGGCCTGTTTGGCGTGGAGCTGTTCATCAAGGGGGATCAGGTGTGGTTCAGCGAAGTCTCGCCGCGCCCGCATGACACCGGCCTGGTGACCCTGATTTCCCAGGACCTGTCGCAGTTCGCCTTGCACGCTCGCGCCATTCTGGGCCTGCCGATCCCGTTGATCCGTCAGTTCGGGCCTTCGGCTTCGGCGGTGATTCTGGTGGAAGGCCAGTCGACCCAGACTGCGTTCGCCAACCTGGGCGCCGCGTTGAGTGAACCGGACACGGCGTTGCGTCTGTTTGGCAAGCCGGAAGTGAATGGCCAGCGCCGCATGGGTGTGGCGTTGGCGCGGGATGAGTCGATTGAAGCGGCCCGGGCGAAGGCTACTCGTGCTTCCAAAGCCGTTGTAGTCGAGCTGTAA
- a CDS encoding VUT family protein, with protein sequence MLFLIAYISSVVLINFAFSTAPHLDVIWSAWGGLVFILRDMVQTRFGHGAIIAMLAALVLSYVTSDPAIALASATAFAVSECIDWLVFSITKRPLHDRLWISSALSIPLDTFIFFGLIGALTPAVAGTALVSKFAGVTVVWLIMAWRIRKRAVAN encoded by the coding sequence ATGCTCTTCCTGATCGCCTACATCAGCAGCGTCGTGCTGATCAATTTCGCCTTCTCCACCGCCCCGCACCTGGACGTTATCTGGTCCGCCTGGGGTGGCCTGGTATTCATCCTGCGCGACATGGTGCAAACCCGCTTTGGCCACGGTGCAATCATCGCCATGCTGGCGGCACTGGTGTTGTCGTATGTCACGTCCGACCCGGCCATTGCCCTGGCCAGCGCCACGGCGTTTGCGGTGTCCGAGTGCATTGACTGGCTGGTGTTCAGTATCACTAAGCGCCCGCTGCACGACCGCCTGTGGATAAGTTCGGCCCTGAGTATTCCTCTCGATACCTTCATCTTCTTCGGCTTGATCGGCGCGCTCACCCCAGCGGTGGCGGGCACTGCGTTGGTGTCGAAGTTCGCCGGGGTCACGGTGGTGTGGTTGATCATGGCCTGGCGCATCCGCAAGCGGGCCGTCGCCAACTGA
- a CDS encoding DUF1289 domain-containing protein, protein MNPIERPVASPCVSICALDDDDICTGCQRTVDEITRWSRMDNAERRVVLGLCHERAVASGMVFMVSGKSGG, encoded by the coding sequence ATGAACCCGATTGAGCGCCCCGTTGCGTCGCCGTGCGTGAGCATTTGCGCATTGGATGACGACGATATTTGTACTGGCTGCCAGCGCACGGTGGATGAGATTACGCGTTGGAGCCGTATGGATAATGCCGAGCGCCGGGTGGTGTTGGGGTTGTGCCATGAGCGGGCGGTGGCGAGTGGGATGGTGTTTATGGTTTCCGGGAAATCCGGCGGCTGA
- a CDS encoding gamma carbonic anhydrase family protein: MKYRLGDARVETHPQSWVAPNATLVGKVKLEEGANVWFNAVLRGDNELILIGKNSNVQDGSVMHTDMGYPLTLGTGVTIGHNAMLHGCTVDDYSLIGINAVILNGAKIGKHCIIGANSLIGEGKEIPDGSLVMGSPGKVVRELTDAQKRMLEASAAHYVHNSQRYARDLVEQEE; the protein is encoded by the coding sequence ATGAAATACCGCCTGGGCGACGCTCGCGTCGAGACTCATCCGCAGAGCTGGGTGGCACCGAATGCCACGCTGGTGGGCAAGGTCAAGCTGGAGGAGGGCGCCAATGTCTGGTTCAACGCGGTGTTGCGTGGCGACAATGAACTGATCCTGATCGGCAAAAACAGCAACGTGCAGGACGGTAGCGTGATGCACACCGACATGGGCTACCCGCTGACCCTGGGCACCGGCGTGACCATTGGCCACAACGCCATGTTGCATGGCTGCACGGTGGATGATTACAGCCTGATCGGTATCAACGCGGTGATCCTCAACGGCGCCAAGATCGGCAAGCACTGCATCATTGGCGCCAACTCGCTGATTGGCGAAGGCAAGGAAATTCCTGATGGTTCGCTGGTGATGGGTTCGCCGGGCAAGGTGGTGCGGGAGTTGACCGACGCACAGAAACGCATGCTTGAAGCCAGCGCCGCGCACTATGTGCATAACTCGCAGCGTTATGCGCGTGACTTGGTTGAGCAGGAAGAATGA
- a CDS encoding CoA pyrophosphatase, translating to MLDELLRRVSNHTPHTLETDGRFPEAAVLVPITRSDEPELILTLRASGLSTHGGEVAFPGGRRDPEDPDLIFTALREAEEEIGLPPGLVEVIGPLSPLISLHGIRVTPYVGVIPDYVEYLANDAEIAAVFSVPLDFFRQDPREHTHRIDYQGRSWYVPSYRFGEYKIWGLTAIMIVELINLLYDDAKISLHQPPKSFINT from the coding sequence ATGCTGGACGAGCTACTTCGCCGGGTAAGCAATCACACCCCCCACACGCTGGAAACCGACGGGCGTTTCCCCGAGGCCGCGGTGCTGGTGCCGATTACCCGCAGTGACGAACCTGAGCTGATCCTGACCCTGCGCGCCAGTGGCCTGTCGACCCATGGTGGCGAAGTGGCCTTTCCTGGCGGGCGCCGCGACCCCGAAGACCCGGACTTGATCTTTACCGCGCTGCGCGAGGCCGAAGAAGAAATCGGCCTGCCGCCCGGGCTGGTCGAAGTGATCGGCCCGCTGAGCCCGTTGATCTCCCTGCATGGCATTCGGGTTACGCCGTATGTCGGCGTCATCCCCGATTACGTCGAATATCTGGCCAACGATGCCGAAATCGCCGCTGTTTTCAGCGTGCCCTTGGACTTCTTCCGACAAGACCCACGGGAACATACCCACCGGATCGATTACCAAGGCCGCAGTTGGTACGTGCCCAGCTATCGGTTCGGCGAATACAAGATCTGGGGGCTGACGGCGATCATGATCGTCGAGTTGATCAATCTGCTCTATGACGATGCCAAGATCAGCCTGCACCAGCCACCCAAGAGCTTCATCAATACCTAA